CGGCGTCCTCCGGCGTCCGGCGCGGCTGCAGGCGTCTGCGCAGCTCCCTCAGGTTACACACGCGGGACACCCAGCGCCACGAGCGCCACAGCTCGCCGTCCGCACCTGAAACGACACGCAGAACCTCAGTCAGCGCGCAGCGGCGAACCGCACGCGCCTCTGACCGGAGCGAGCTCTCACCGTAGGCTCTGCTGGACCTCCAGAAGCGCAGCGCGCAGTGAAGCGCCCCGTCCAGCCACAGCAGGATCCAGCTGATGCAGAAGCCCATCAGGAGACCCAGGACCAGGTCCAGCTCCTGTTTGCTCACGCTGCTCCCCGTCGCGGAGCCGCCGATGGAGCCGGCCGAGACCGAGCCCTCGTACGGGATCACGTACTCCACGTGATGCCTGTGGGACGGAGGAGAACACGCTTTCAGTAAACCTTCGCAATCATGacgatgtttctcctaaaaaaCAGACTCAAacgagtaaaaaaaaaaacatggtacactcttaaaaataaaaagaaccatttttgctctccaaagaacctttcagtgatcaTTTCTTAGAAGAACCATTTATGTTcaatgaaaaaacatttatcaaTGTTGCCGTCAATTTACTTTTCCACTGTAAATGACAAGATGACTGTTTCTGTTTCACTTCCATTCAACAACATTTTACTGTAGAATACATGAAATGTCTCCATATATAGAGAACTCACTGTTAGCCAATTAACAGGTTTTTAGTGCAGTTGCTGAAACGGGACGAGGACAGTAAATCTGAGTACAGTTTGagaagaaacatctgagaagACTCTCATTCTTTTCACTGCAGATCCACCCCAGTACAGTCACGTCAATGTCACGCTTCGCCGTACGCCAAATATTATCTCATTCTTGAGGTGAAACGCGAGCTGGACGTGTTTTCGCGAGGCGGACAGGTTACGTCCAGTAGGTCAGGTGTCTGACGCTCAACAAGCTCTTTCTCCATCACCTGTTCCTGCCGTCTTTCCCTCCACACTCGTTAGGGCTCAGGTATCCTCACCGCTGACTAACCTACGCCACTGGAAAACTACAGACTGGGGTTCCTCAGGGTTTCCCCACCTCACAAACATACGTTTGGCtaacgttcccattaagttatgaaaacgttatttctgaatgttctctgaactaAAATGTTGGTTATGTgaacgttaagggaacattcggaaacaagtagtaacatttaaaaaaacgttaGATGAACATCAAACTAAAACGTTTCAGTTAAAAACGTTTTATGaacgatgtataaataatgtttttgtgagaaaattaataacgaccagataactttgaacgaacGTTCTATTAAAATGCTTGTTTGTAGAACTTCACCAATTAACATCTTGCCTAGAATCAATCGTTAGTTAGCTTCACCTTCCCTCATTAGGGTTAGTTTACACGgtaacaatgtactaaaaatttacgtttttcctttgtgtttttcacaTACAGATGACAAccttgtcaaaacgatcccttTCAACAATGATCAGCGAAAACgtttaaaaacgctgtattctgctgccaggccagtagatggcgatcaAGAAGAAcgctatagactgaacatgtaatacgtacgcgcatgacgtcaccgttttcacaaattcacgctgtagtagtttacacggagacaCTAACGGCGTCGtttttgcgttttcaggcccccaaaacaccgTTGTCGtttaaatgaacggccaaaacacaACGAAAGAGATATTGAACTGTAGCATCTGTGCTGTTACGGAAAATTGACCCAAGCATAAAGGTGCAGTCACGTATGATATTTCAGATTAATTTTGCGAGTTTATCAGTCAATAGCGTAGCGATGTATGAAGCGCCGCTCTCAAGTCAATTTAAGCAGTTTTCACGTGGTGAATTcatataaatgcatataataAGCTATATGGGTATTTCAAATTAATATCATTCGTATATATATCGAGAATAATCATTAACTGAGAGTTTGGGGAGACCTGATTTCGAGGGAGGACCCGATTTGTCACGACACAAGCTGCATATTTTTAGACGCTGAAGACAGACGTCACTACCTGAACCGCACTGTGATTGGCTGCCGATCGCGTTTTTCCCTTCATATTTGCATAAAGTCGAGAACTGCCCAACGTTTTGACGCTCTCGAGCGCTTTCTCCAGTCCGCtgtcaatcccacaatgcactgcgCAAGCGTGAAGCTCAACTTCCATAGAAATTAATTGAAAACGCTCGCTCCGGACACGAACCGTAACGGATTTCTGCTGTAAATGTGACCGCATCGCATCGTATTTACTAtgaataaaaccaaaaaaacatggttattgtagttattCGTGTAGGTTTTGCGTGGTTATACAAATGGTAATCAATACACAAAACATTACTATAAGTTAATTAGTAAACCAGAAAtctgacatttaatattttaataatagcgGGCTAAAGCTGTTCCCTTCATTTGTACCTGGCTATTAATGTGTCTAGaaagtgaataaaaataaagcgTATCTTACCTGCCGCAGGTGCAGTGACACACGCGCTCGGGTCCGCGCATGCGCGGTAGGATGAAGTTGTGAAATCGGTCCAGCAGCGCGTTCATGTCGGACATACACACGATGGCCTGGAAAACACCAAAACTACTGCCATTTCCCAGCGATTAGcgattaaaaatgcatttcaaCATGTTTCTCCACAGAAAACCACACAATTATCAATAAAGTTGAGCTGCAGTCATTGTGAGAGAGAGTTATGTAATTCCTCAGCAGAatcttcacacagatcttcTTACCAGCACCAGAACCGCTCCAGCCACCATAAACATCATCTTCATCCAcacatcatcttcatcacagtccAGAGATCGTCTTCATCCACACAGTACATAaacatcatcttcatcacagtccACAAACAACACAGATTGAGATATTATTTGACCATCATCTACATCAAATCCTGCTCAGATCTTCATCAGAGTGCGCGGATCCTCATCTTCCTCGCAGGTTCGCGCGGATGGAGGTGTTTAGCGGAGCATCAGATGTCTCACCTGCGGCTCGGATGCGTTTCTACAACATGTCCGCGAACGCGCGAGTGTCGCGGCGCGTCGGCAGAAGCTTCGGGCGCTTCAGCGGGTGTTTATTTCCACCCACAATAGCAGAAAACAGAAAGAGCGCGGAGAATCGCGTCCAGATCTGATCTGTAAGTGATCTGCTGGAGTTTGACTGTATCAGATCTCAGATCAGTCCATTAGCTTAATGAGGAACTCCTGCGTCACGCTCATCTGGAATATCAGACCCGCGCGGGACACGTACAGAaataccatggtaataccatgttttacACTGCGGCTTTTTTAATGTATTCGAACATTTCACGCCAACGACTATACTATATTAGCGCCAACGCGCGATATTATTCGTTATAAGCGCGCGCTGAAGTTTTGACGTAAATGCTCGCGCTCTTTAAAGtcggatggattctgattggctgttaatTCTTTTATCGCTAATCAGCTGAAATTACCCTGAAATTAATAACACATCTCTGATATTAGCGCAATTATTCAAACTTTATCGTTTTTGGTGTTCGCGGGCCTTTACTATCATAATATTCCGTACCCATTAAAATCCACCTCAGCATTTATGCGCCATTCCTGGTTCAAAGtcgattgttttgtttttgtttttttctccacaaaattgtataatatccaagattcacatttctagtaattgtgcagttaattctcatattgtacactgtaaaaaatgaatgtgattttaacagtaaaatattgtaaaaatattttgaataaattgtaAATAGGTTAGCAGTAAGTTCCCGTATTATATACAGGGAAAAACTGTTTCACAtttccctgtgtgacactccacatttgaaagtattttgtttaaataatcatgtttcttaatagtttttgttatcagtcatgtacattagggttttatgttacatcttctgttgtttagtgaatgtttattgcattatttaa
This genomic stretch from Megalobrama amblycephala isolate DHTTF-2021 linkage group LG2, ASM1881202v1, whole genome shotgun sequence harbors:
- the tmem240b gene encoding transmembrane protein 240 isoform X1 codes for the protein MKMMFMVAGAVLVLAIVCMSDMNALLDRFHNFILPRMRGPERVCHCTCGRHHVEYVIPYEGSVSAGSIGGSATGSSVSKQELDLVLGLLMGFCISWILLWLDGALHCALRFWRSSRAYGADGELWRSWRWVSRVCNLRELRRRLQPRRTPEDAGNNVVHVKQKLYHNGHPSPRRL
- the tmem240b gene encoding transmembrane protein 240 isoform X2; this encodes MSDMNALLDRFHNFILPRMRGPERVCHCTCGRHHVEYVIPYEGSVSAGSIGGSATGSSVSKQELDLVLGLLMGFCISWILLWLDGALHCALRFWRSSRAYGADGELWRSWRWVSRVCNLRELRRRLQPRRTPEDAGNNVVHVKQKLYHNGHPSPRRL